AACAAGCCTGACGTAAAACACCATTCCCAGGCTCAGGCTGAGCCGTTCGAGCGACGCAGGAAGCCCCACGCTCAAGACCCGCCTGATCGTTCCGGGATCGAACCGAAACTTCGGCCCCAGCCGTGCAGTCACTGCCCCCGTGCCCGATAACGCGTGCCAGAGCAGCCAGACCGCTCCCGCCGACCTGGCCAAGGTAGTTGCAAGCGCCGCACCGGTGACCCCCATCGCGGGGAACCCAAGATTCCCGTAGATCAGAGCGTAGTTGCCGATCAGATTGGATATGTTCACGAAGGTATTCACCTTCATGGGGAACCGAGTGTCACCCGCCCCGCGCAAAGCCGCTCCGATAGTCATATTCACCATGAGCATGAAAAGGCCAGGGATGAGCGTGCGCATGTAGCTCAGAGCCAGAGTCTGCACGTCCGGGCCAGCACCCATGAACCTCACGATCCAGGGGCTAGCCGCATACCCTGCCACAGAGAGAGCTGCCGCCACGACCACTGTAAGCGCCAGAGATTGGGCTGTCACCTCGTCAGCCCGGGGCTTCTGATTAGCCCCGATGAACCTCGCCACCAGAGCGGTCGTGCCCACACCAAGGCCCATGAAAAGGCCTTGGACCAGGAAAAGGGGTTGAGTGGACAGCCCCACCGCCGCGACGGAGGCCGCACCCAGCCTGCCGACCATGATCATGTCGGCCATCTGCGTCAACGTCTGTAAGACAAGTTCTGCAACAACTGGCCACGCCAGCCACAGCACGGCCCGTCTCATCGACGAAGGCCTGGACATGAGCTCATCTGGACCCATGCCTGCAAGACCCGCAGCCATCCACGAGGCTGAAGCAGCCCCGGGCGCAACGTGGACGCGCCCGGGGCCACCGCCTGCCGGCGTGGCCACGACCTCCGCAGAGTCCGTATCAGCCATCAGATGATCCTCCTGAGTCTCCTCCCGTGACTAGAATCTCGATGACAACTCGAGCCCGAGAGTCTGCCGTTTGAAGTCATATCTAGTCTTGATGCTCGAGAGGAGCCCGTGCGCGAGGTCGAGACCCACGCACACGTCAGCCGACTCGATCGGTCGGAAGAGTTCCGGGCCAGAGTAAGTGGCCGCCCCGACCACTGGAGCGGAGATTGTCACCGTCAGCTCGATGTTCTCTCCAAGGGACACCCACCCACTGCCCGAAAGCCATGCGTGTTCGGATGCCCCGCCGCCCTGAGCGACGATGGCGATCTCCGCGCCGGACTTGTCAGTGACGTCAGCTCGGAAGGTGAGTTCCGAAAGGAGGGTCACAGACGGCGCACCGAGCGCGATCCCCGAATACAACTGGATAGACACACCAAGGCCCGCTGGCCTGTACCTCGATATGTAGCCAACGTCAGCCCGCCATTCATTCTCACCTATGAGTCTGGAGTACGCGACCCTGAGCGAGTCCGCACGGGTCCTCGTACTCTGCAGAAGAGCAGTGACGTCCACCCATCCACGGCCCGCCACATCCGTGACGCCGCCTGGAAGCCAATAGTCCCGCCCGATCAAGCGAGCGGGAGTGGTATCGAAACCCGCGGGCACATACCCGGCCTCGGTCTGCAAGCCGATCCTCGCCGTGCTCCCGGTTGCGCGCCCGACTGCAGCGATGGCGGGGCCGTCGCCAAGATCCTGCAAGTACAGTATGCCGGAACTCTGCACCGCTGCCACCAAGCTCCACATCCTGGCCCAATCAGCCCCCAGCCCGATGGTGTAAGGGATGCTCCCCTCGTGCTCACCAAACACGGTTGGGTTGATGGACCCACCGGTCCTGAAGGTCACGCCCATGCACTCCAGGTCGGCCGATATCCCCACCCAGTCGAGGCTCAGTCGGAGTCCGTTATCCTCGGCACGCCAGATTTCAAAACCTGCGAAGACCACCGGCGTGCCGTCGACCACGGTAATTGTGGTCGGACCAGATGCGTGAGCGGCCCCGGACGCCAGAGTTACGAGCATCGCGAGCACCGCGACTATCCATTTTCTACCTGGGTTCATTCTGCGCGTACCTCCTTACGACTCACTCGTGCAGCGATCCCGTCCATGAGCTCATAGATAACCGGAATCACGAAGAGTGTCAGGAATGTGGCCGTCGCAAGCCCTCCTATTACCGTGAGGGCCAGAGGCATCTCAAGCTCCGAGCCCTGCCCACGCCCGATAGCGATGGGGATCAAGCCCAGAATGGTGGTTAGGGCAGTCATCAATATGGGCCGGAGACGGGCTCTGCCCGCCTCTATGACTGCTTGCCTCGTCCGCATTCCCTGCGACTTCAGCTGGTTTATGAAATCCACCATCACTATCCCATTGTTCACCACAATCCCCGCGAGGACAATGAGTCCGATAATCGCCGTTACACTGATACTAGTCCCACTGACAAGGAGAATGCCTGTAGCTCCGATCAACGCCAGCGGCAGAGTGAACATGATGATGAGTGGATAGAACAGAGACTCGTACTGAATTGCCATCACCATGTACACGAGAACTACTGCGATCCATCCAGCGAGCCGGAGATCCGAAAAGGAGTCTTTCATTAGCCTGTTCACGCCAGCAAGCGATATCTCGTAACCCCTGGGCAGGCCCACACTTCGAGCAGCGTCAAGCACGATCGTGCCCGCCTCGGAGAGTTTCATGCCTTGGTAGGCAGCCCGCACCGTCACATACCGTCGCCCGTTCCGCCTGGAGATCGTGATCGGCCCATCCACCACCTTTGGGGAGACCACCTTCCCCACCAGGACCTCGGTGGGCGGCGCCAACAGCGCCGGGCTGCCCCCGCTGGCACCGGTCGATGGCGACGAACCGATCCCCATTGACGAAGTCACAGGCATGTCCAGAAGCGCATCTAGGGTCGGCACCGCGCCGGACGCGGGCTTCACTATGACCGGGATCAGCTCTCCTTGCCGCTCAATGTGAGTAACCGTGGTCCCCAGCACACCGGAGCGGACTCCCAGGCCTATCTGGCCAACTGTCAGCCCCCCCATCAGAGCACGGGTACGGTTGACGTCGAGGAGCATAACGGGCTGCAGGTCCTGAACACTCGAGCCTACCTCGATGAGTCCTGGAATTGTCCGGAGTTTTTCGGTGATTCCCCGGGCGATCTGCACAAGCATCCGGGGATCCTGCCCCGACACTTCCAAGGTCACACTGGTCCCGAAGAAATCCGATACTCCGGTGCCTGAAGTGAGCCCACCCAGTCCGGAGGTGTCTACCTGAGCTTCGAGGTCTGGGTACCTATCTCTTAGCGCGCGGATGATGGCCCGTACCCGCTCACCCGCGGCTATGGTGCTGAGAGCGTGCCGACCTTCCTGAGCGAGACTGACAGTGAGCTTGGCTGAGTTCGCTGTGGTCCCGCTCGTCACCGCGAGGAAGTCGCCGGAGCCCGCCGAACCCACCTGCGCGGTCACGGACTCCACCCCGGCCATCTTGACAAGTTCAGCCTCGAGAGCCTCCGATACCTCGTTCGTTACTTCCACCGGGGTCCCAGACGGCAGACTGAGCGTGATGTCCAGCCTGCCCATGTCCATCGACGGAAGGAATTCGAGGGTCAAGAAAGGATAGGCCGCGACCGCAGCCACCACTGTGGCTCCCACCAGACCGAGAATGAGATTTCTCCGGTCGAGGCTCCAACGAAGCATGCGATCGTAGAGCCCAAGAAGGAATCCGCCTCTGCCGGCATCTCCCCGGATTCTCTGGATGTGATCGGCGGAGA
This region of Bacillota bacterium genomic DNA includes:
- a CDS encoding MATE family efflux transporter, which produces MADTDSAEVVATPAGGGPGRVHVAPGAASASWMAAGLAGMGPDELMSRPSSMRRAVLWLAWPVVAELVLQTLTQMADMIMVGRLGAASVAAVGLSTQPLFLVQGLFMGLGVGTTALVARFIGANQKPRADEVTAQSLALTVVVAAALSVAGYAASPWIVRFMGAGPDVQTLALSYMRTLIPGLFMLMVNMTIGAALRGAGDTRFPMKVNTFVNISNLIGNYALIYGNLGFPAMGVTGAALATTLARSAGAVWLLWHALSGTGAVTARLGPKFRFDPGTIRRVLSVGLPASLERLSLSLGMVFYVRLVSSLGTAAYAAHAIAINAESISFMPGFAFAVSATTLVGQALGAGRPDVAQRAGWESWRITAVIMGVMGLVLFAIPAQLMSLYVDDPEIIQMGASVLRIMAVAQIPMSAGFTVVGALRGAGDTRSVLYLTVFSIWCVRFAMAWFFVRILGLGLAGAWYAMALDWFVRAGMSIARFAGGRWREIRV
- a CDS encoding efflux RND transporter permease subunit produces the protein MNLASVSIRRPVTVMVAVAAILLFGYLSLDRLGLDLLPELNFPMTAVVTVYPQADPETVEATVSVQVERALRSVRNIRNVTSMSMENVSLAIAEFNWGTDLGAAQEEIRANLDRMQFLLPEGAQTPIVSRLDPSQIPVLMMTVGAPGEIGDVTREAREVVKPALERIEGVAGVSISGGAERVITVEYDHSALVENGLSPTLLQQLVAYQNMSIPAGVVVDDGVRYQAKVGAKFTSADDIANLALGLKKRTESQTGSSGLFGLSFLMPSFLTVGDIARVDEIDQKAEGFTRINGKPAVVLLVFKQSGENTVTVANRVKAAIAGLRQDYPHIELSYAFDQSKFITKAISDIGNNAAIGAFLAVAVLYLFLRHLRSTLIVATAIPLSIVFTFVLMYAGNQTLNLMSLGGLALGVGMLVDNSIVVLESIFRRQEMGDSPRDAALNGTREVGMAITASTLTTVAVFIPVVFIKSFAGHVFRDLAVTVSFSLLASLAVSLTVVPLLSSWLIRVSADHIQRIRGDAGRGGFLLGLYDRMLRWSLDRRNLILGLVGATVVAAVAAYPFLTLEFLPSMDMGRLDITLSLPSGTPVEVTNEVSEALEAELVKMAGVESVTAQVGSAGSGDFLAVTSGTTANSAKLTVSLAQEGRHALSTIAAGERVRAIIRALRDRYPDLEAQVDTSGLGGLTSGTGVSDFFGTSVTLEVSGQDPRMLVQIARGITEKLRTIPGLIEVGSSVQDLQPVMLLDVNRTRALMGGLTVGQIGLGVRSGVLGTTVTHIERQGELIPVIVKPASGAVPTLDALLDMPVTSSMGIGSSPSTGASGGSPALLAPPTEVLVGKVVSPKVVDGPITISRRNGRRYVTVRAAYQGMKLSEAGTIVLDAARSVGLPRGYEISLAGVNRLMKDSFSDLRLAGWIAVVLVYMVMAIQYESLFYPLIIMFTLPLALIGATGILLVSGTSISVTAIIGLIVLAGIVVNNGIVMVDFINQLKSQGMRTRQAVIEAGRARLRPILMTALTTILGLIPIAIGRGQGSELEMPLALTVIGGLATATFLTLFVIPVIYELMDGIAARVSRKEVRAE